One window of the Colias croceus chromosome 5, ilColCroc2.1 genome contains the following:
- the LOC123691881 gene encoding uncharacterized protein LOC123691881 has protein sequence MRIATWNVRTMRTGLPDTCEGSHSIQDLRKTAVIDAELSRLQIKICALQETRLPDEGSLRESSYTFFWKGKCHTDIRQQGVGFAVHNDLLPAIESPQGISERIMVLRLNTIHGFATIITAYAPTLTSSEETKDQFYNQLDETVSKVSTGDRLYILGDFNARVGQDFSTWPSCIGYHGVGNMNENGQRLLEFCSDHRLCVTNTFFKGKLSHRVSWKHPRSGHWHQLDVVLSRSRDLREILHTRTFHSADCDTDHSLVVARVAIAHKKIHTSHAPGKRKINLANVNIDENRLKFESLITADLNNWDTDVSITVEWNNIKNILASGAGEAFGYMTTKSQDWFANNIQHLQPLLDAKREAALNHRLHSSPVTDKNLRTAKSALQRSVRYFANLYWTNLGLRIQTCADNGNIGGVYEGIKQVLGPVPKKTAPLKDADGFSITDPRKQLDRWVEHYTGLYSRPTNLHPDAVNNMPKLDLWTELDDLPSIEEFNNAVNKLKSGKSPGCDGTHAEIIKLQCVRPMLFSLLRKCWEAGEVPQDMRDANIVTIYKGKGDRGDCNCYRGISLLSIVGKLFSRVIQSRLQKLANRVYPESQCGFRPQRSTTDMIFTLRQLQEKCREQKTPLFVAFVDLNKAFDTVSREGLYSALESIGCPPKLLCLIKSFHENMNGIVVFNGSTSEPFKVCRGVRQGCVLAPTLFGIYFSLMLRAAFSDDHQGVHLHTRTDGRLFNISLLKSKKHREDLFVDNLLFADDAALLANSPCELQSMIDRFSRACSQFAMTVNTSKTVILSQGTPAGSTVSLNGTPIVEIDRFCYLGSTVSNNLSLDSEIDIRIGKAATMFGKLNEKVWRNKHLTVKTKMIVFQASILSILLYGAETWTSYAKQERRLNSFYMRCLRKILGITWQNKITNQKVLQTAQLPSLTTLLKQKRLRWLGHVYRMEPSRLPRRVMLGAIADARRDIGRPLLRFKDCVKRDMASFKIDHNNWEKLATNRSEWRKLVSEGCRSCDESWFRVLADRRRKRHQDDSESASANFPCPTCGKVCRSRIGLFGHQKHCSGNTP, from the coding sequence ATGCGCATCGCGACATGGAATGTCCGAACTATGAGGACAGGCCTTCCGGATACCTGCGAAGGTTCACACAGCATACAAGATCTACGAAAAACGGCTGTAATCGATGCAGAACTTAGCAGActccaaataaaaatatgtgctCTACAAGAAACCAGACTACCAGATGAAGGCTCATTGCGTGAATCATCATACACATTTTTCTGGAAGGGAAAATGTCACACTGATATTCGTCAGCAGGGAGTTGGTTTTGCGGTCCACAATGATTTGTTACCAGCTATTGAGAGTCCCCAAGGAATATCAGAGCGCATAATGGTCCTGAGACTCAACACTATCCATGGGTTTGCTACTATCATCACAGCTTATGCTCCGACACTAACATCTTCGGAAGAGACAAAAGACCAATTCTACAATCAATTAGACGAGACAGTAAGTAAAGTGAGTACAGGTGACCGCCTATATATTCTTGGAGACTTTAATGCCCGAGTGGGCCAGGATTTCTCCACATGGCCCAGTTGTATTGGATACCATGGTGTAGGAAATATGAATGAGAACGGTCAAAGACTGCTAGAGTTTTGCTCTGATCATCGTCTTTGCGTAACCAATACATTCTTTAAGGGTAAATTATCACACAGAGTTTCCTGGAAACACCCACGATCTGGCCATTGGCATCAGCTGGACGTCGTGCTCTCCCGTTCCAGGGACCTACGAGAGATCCTTCACACACGCACTTTTCATAGCGCTGACTGCGATACTGATCACTCGCTAGTGGTTGCACGAGTGGCCATTGCGCATAAAAAGATTCACACTTCTCATGCTCCGGGTAAAAGAAAGATAAATCTTGCTAATGTGAACATTGACGAAAACCGTCTAAAATTTGAGTCTTTAATTACAGCTGACTTAAACAATTGGGATACTGATGTCTCAATAACCGTTGAGTGgaataatattaagaatattttagCTAGCGGCGCTGGTGAGGCTTTTGGCTACATGACTACCAAATCTCAGGACTGGTTTGCAAATAATATCCAACATCTTCAACCACTATTAGACGCAAAGCGCGAGGCTGCTCTTAACCATCGTTTGCACTCCTCTCCTGTGACTGATAAAAATCTTCGTACAGCTAAATCAGCTCTCCAGCGAAGCGTACGATATTTCGCCAATCTATACTGGACTAATCTCGGCCTCAGGATTCAAACGTGTGCCGACAACGGAAATATTGGTGGTGTTTACGAGGGTATCAAACAAGTCCTTGGACCTGTCCCTAAAAAGACAGCCCCCTTAAAGGACGCAGATGGCTTCTCTATAACAGATCCTAGAAAACAACTTGACCGTTGGGTTGAGCATTACACCGGTCTCTACTCACGTCCTACTAATCTACACCCGGATGCTGTTAATAATATGCCTAAACTAGACTTATGGACTGAGCTAGATGATCTACCGTCTATAGAGGAGTTCAACAATGCAGTAAACAAACTAAAATCCGGTAAGAGCCCTGGCTGCGATGGAACCCATGCCGAAATAATTAAACTCCAGTGTGTAAGACCGATGCTGTTTAGTCTCCTGCGTAAATGCTGGGAAGCAGGTGAAGTGCCGCAAGATATGCGAGACGCTAATATTGTGACCATATACAAAGGGAAGGGTGACCGTGGCGACTGCAACTGCTATCGTGGTATCTCCCTCCTAAGTATTGTTGGAAAACTTTTCAGTCGAGTCATTCAATCTAGACTCCAAAAGCTTGCGAATCGAGTATATCCGGAATCTCAGTGTGGCTTTCGCCCCCAGCGTTCTACGACTGACATGATTTTTACTCTACGTCAATTACAGGAGAAGTGTAGAGAGCAGAAGACTCCCTTGTTTGTGGCTTTTGTTGACCTCAACAAAGCCTTCGATACGGTTAGCCGGGAGGGACTGTACTCAGCACTAGAAAGCATCGGGTGCCCACCTAAACTTTTGTGCCTGATAAAATCATTCCACGAAAACATGAATGGCATCGTAGTTTTCAACGGCAGTACATCAGAGCCGTTTAAAGTTTGCAGAGGTGTGCGTCAGGGCTGCGTTTTGGCACCCACCCTGTTTGGAATATACTTCTCGCTGATGCTACGTGCAGCATTCAGTGATGACCATCAAGGCGTTCATTTACACACTAGAACGGATGGAAGGCTGTTTAACATCTCCCTGCTTAAGTCGAAAAAACACCGAGAGGATCTCTTCGTGGATAATCTCCTCTTTGCAGATGACGCAGCACTACTAGCCAATTCACCGTGTGAGCTCCAGTCAATGATAGACAGGTTTTCACGAGCTTGTTCTCAGTTTGCCATGACTGTAAATACCAGCAAGACAGTGATATTGTCACAAGGAACTCCTGCGGGGTCGACAGTATCGCTTAATGGCACGCCAATAGTCGAAATTGACAGATTTTGCTACCTAGGGTCAACCGTGTCGAACAATCTCTCGCTTGACTCGGAGATCGATATTCGTATCGGCAAAGCGGCGACCATGTTTGGGAAGCTTAATGAAAAGGTATGGCGAAACAAACATCTCACTGTTAAGACTAAGATGATAGTGTTCCAAGCTTCCATCTTGAGCATTCTTTTGTACGGGGCTGAGACTTGGACGTCATATGCCAAACAGGAACGACGATTAAATTCCTTCTATATGCGCTGCTTACGTAAAATCTTAGGCATAACATGGCAAAACAAGATCACAAACCAGAAAGTACTCCAAACTGCACAGCTACCTAGCTTGACTACGTTGCTCAAACAGAAACGCCTACGTTGGCTAGGGCATGTGTACAGGATGGAGCCTTCTCGGTTGCCAAGGCGCGTTATGCTAGGTGCAATCGCCGACGCAAGGAGAGACATCGGGAGACCTTTGCTCCGCTTTAAGGACTGTGTGAAACGAGACATGGCTTCTTTCAAGATTGATCATAATAATTGGGAGAAGCTCGCTACTAATCGATCAGAATGGCGCAAACTTGTTTCCGAGGGTTGCAGATCCTGTGATGAGTCTTGGTTCAGAGTACTCGCAGACAGAAGGAGGAAACGCCATCAAGACGACTCTGAATCGGCTTCTGCAAACTTCCCCTGTCCGACCTGCGGAAAAGTGTGTCGATCCCGCATTGGactgtttggacaccaaaaaCACTGCTCAGGCAACACACCATAA